One Salvia miltiorrhiza cultivar Shanhuang (shh) chromosome 6, IMPLAD_Smil_shh, whole genome shotgun sequence genomic window, ggtattcatggatgacttttctgtttttggttcctcctttgataattgtttggacaatcttgctcaagtgttgcagcgttgtgaggaaACGGCACTAGTGCTAAATTGGGAAAaatgccacttcatggttcgtgaaggcattgttttggggcataaggtttctgcccaaggtttggaggtggatcgtgctaagatcgtggctaTAGAGAAGTTGTCGCCTCCTACTTCTGTGAAATCGGTgcggagctttcttgggcatgcaggattttataggcgcttcatcaaagactttccaagctgtccaagccactttgtgctttgctagagaaggatgtgaagtttgtcttcaccgatgagtgcctcgtctcctttgagaagttgaaagctgcaCTGACCACTACACCAGTtttgatcacgccggattggagtgctccgtttgagttgatgtgcgatgctagcgattgggccgtgggagctgtgttggggcaaaagagagataagttattcaaggtaatttactacactagtaaaacctTGGATTCTGCGCAAATGAACTAcactaccacggagaaggagctgctagctgtagtgtatgcctttgataagttccattcttatttgattggaactcattcaattgtctacactgatcatgccgccatccgctacttgttcacaaagaaggactccaagccccgcttgattcgttggatcttattactgcaagagtttgatatggagatccgagatcgCAAGGGATGTGAGGAtgtggtagctgaccacttgtctcgattggagaatccgatcgagggggatgatccgaagatggccatcaatgagtcttttcccgatgagcagatttgggcggtgctatttaaggatccttggtatgccgattatagcaactacttggttattggagctcttcccgaggggttatcgcactatcaaaagaagaagttcctccatgatgtcaagttttattattgggaggatccttacctataccggaggtgcgccgatggctttattcggcgatgtgttagggagcatgaatggccgaagatcattgaggagtgccatagctcacctagtggaggtcactttgctgccaaccgcactgccatgaaggtaaatcatagtggattctattggccttcaatttttgcagattgccatgttttcgtgaagtcttgtgatcgatgccaacgcatgggcaacattaccaAGCGGGATGAGATGCCACAGAACATCATTGTTGAGGTAGAGctatttgatgtttggggaattgacttcatgggtcctttccctccttcatgtggtttttcctatatattgCTTGCGGTGGAATATGTgtctagatgggtggaggcgatcccgACTATCACCAATGATtcaaaggtagtcattaaattcttgcaaaagaatattttgactcgattcggagcaccgagagcgttgcttagtgatgggggttcGCACTTCAATAACAAGCTACTAGCAAGTGTGttggcaaagtatggagtaaagcacaaggtgacgactccatatcatcctcaagctaatgggcaggcaGAGTTGGCAAATCGAGAAATCAAGCAGATTTTAGAGAAGAGTGTCGCCAACAAGAAAGATTGGGCCAAGCActtggatgatgctctttgggcatATCGCACCGCCTACAAGACtccaattggtatgtctccctatcaacttatttttggcaaatcctgtcatttacctgttgaaatagagcacaaggcatattgggcgacgaggagaatcaatttggagttcaaggaggccggtCATACAAGAAGAGATTTGTTGACAGAattggatgagtggaggaatgaaGCATATGAGAGTTCCCGTATCTACAAGGAAAGGGCGAAGAagttccatgatttgagcattCGCACAAAGGAATTCAAGCCGGGACATGAGGTACTCTTGTATGATTATAAGCTTCGACtttttcctggcaagctgcagtctagatggagaggtccatatgtggttcacaagagcaattggaatgggacttATGAGTTGCTTGCATCGAATGGGTCCACTTTCCCTGTTAATGGACATCGCCTCAAACCGTACTTCAAAGCTGAGATGGACCACGACGTGGAAGTGGTCAATTTCATTGACCCATGATTGGAGGTAtcgtcaagctatagacgttaattttagcacttgttgggaggtaacccaattttacttgctttgttaGTTCTTGCTTGTTTTTAGTGCTTTTCTTTTGGCGTTGTTTTTCCTCTCGTTTTTGTTAGTTTCTATTTTATGAGTTTATCTTcgtttttattgtttttcctagTGTGTTTCGTTTTTGCAGTTAAAAAAAAGGGCGAAAATCGAAAATCGGCGACCTAGCTCTGATTTCGGCGACcaagacggcgatcgccggccaggtcgccgaaatcCCTGGATGGATTTTACACTCGATGCTGAaaaacggcggtcgccgaacTCACGCCTTATTTTGCCGAAAAAatgcgaccaactcggcgatcgccgagttgccCAGGTTCTTTTAAGTTGCGTTTTTTTTCACCTTTCTTTCACTttacacctaaaacacacactcagcacacatagtagtataattttcgaaaattcttCATCCAATTACTCCCAAACGACTTTGAATCTTCACAATTCCTTCCATACATTCACTACCCACATCATTAGCTTTCATTCCATCCGATTACTTCGGGTTTTCATCCACCACATCGGGAGATTCACGAATTTGGGATTTTTGCTCAAGAATACTAGAATTTTCGAAAAAACACTCCTAAATCTTCAAGGTATGTGCTTCTAACTCTTAATCTAGTGTTATTCCTATGCTACTACTACGATTCTTTGGTTTGATTGTGGAATTTGTGATGAGTTAGTAGAGCTAGGGTTTATGCTAAAAAATTTTGTGAACTTCATTGTTTAAGGAGTTTGAATCCTATGCTTTGTGTTGGTGTTTGAGCTTATTGATAGATACTTGTTGGTGTTGATGAAGTGGTTGAATTCACAATAGCATGCTAGTTCTAGAATTGTTAAGTCTCAAGGGGATATTGTCTTTGCTTTGCTTTTGTTTGGTCTTTATTTGATGATGATTTGTGATAATGATTGTGGCATTGATAAAATCCATGAGGCTTTGTAtatttggggagattaagcatGTTATGGGGGATTATGATAGACAAAGAAGGTTGGATTTGTCAAGAGAGATGGAAAGGGGTGCTAGTTAGCTTGTTTTGAAATCTTGTGGATGATTACATGGTTTCTAACTAGCAATTAATCCAGGTACAATGGCTCCAAAGAAGCGTAGAACCGCCGGCGCCTCAAGCTCACGCCAACCGGGCGAATATACACGGGAGGACCCCGAGTTTCATGGGGTAGTCCTGATATCCGACGATGATAGGGTCCGGTTTAAGAAGCTTGCAAAGAAGGGGGTCGAAATCACACGATATGCCGATCACGACCTTCTTCGGGAGATGGGAATTTATGAAGACGTGAGAGACATGTTCTACCATGTGGGGTGGATCTACATCTTCAACGGTGGATGGCCCACCTATGAACGAGCAacgttggagattctgagctcgtTGGATCAGTCGGTCTTCAAGGAAAACAAACCGAGAACCATCTCTTTCCAGCTCAACAATGTTTGGGAGGCAGATATCGCGGTGACCGAGATCACCACGGCACTCAACTGCAGAGTAGGGGGCTACACCGTGCACACAATTGGTACAGAGTTCAATGATGGAGCATTCTGGAGAGAAATAGCCCTACCGAGCGCTGGTTCATTTGTATCGGGGACGTCGAAGGCGGCGGACATCAGAAATCCTGTCCTCAGAATGGTACACCGCATCTTGGCTTATACGGTGCTTGCACGGAAGGACAACACTCATGTGACGAGGCAGGAGCTGTTCATCATGTGGGGGATGCTCACACGCACCCCAATGGATTTGACTTACATCCTCCTCAAGCAGTTGTTTAAGGCATCCAGCGCGACCAGAGGAGTGATTACAATTGGAGGGATGCTTACACCCCTTGCCCGACGTATTTGTCCCGCCGTTGCTCAATGGGATGCGTTGGCAGGTGATACGCTACTCAACGGTCGCCGAATGGTCCACATGCGATTCTTGACGAGCGCCCAACCCCCATTCAAGCGGTGCAAAGTGACGGAGACCACTTCCCCCTGCCGAACCCGCCTCTCACCCGAGTGGGCGGACGCTTTGAGACGCAAAATTGGCTAATGAACACTGACTCCCACTTGAGGGTTATTGCAGGGGAGCAAGTTGATGAGCAGAGCCCTCAGCAGGTGCATGAGGAGGAAGAACAAGAGGAGCCCGCAGCAGAAGCCGAAGGAGAACAATGGGGACCGGGAGCCCATTTTGATGTGACTGACCTCACCGACAGGATGCAGTGGTTGCAGGCCTTCGCCGAGCAACAGGAGGCGCAGCTCACGGTGATGCGCACTGACGTCACAGCGGTTCGCCTGCAGCAGCAAGCGATGGATGCATATCAGCGCGAGCAGTTTGCTCATTATGGCGCTTTTGAGACATACGCCCGGGAGGAGTTCAACCGGCAGGCGACCTTCGAGGCGTGGCAGCGGGCTCAGATAGAGAGGCAGCAACAGGAATACGCTAGGCAGATGGCAATGCAAGAGGAACTCCTACGACAATTTCAGGAGTTCCAGAGGAGACAGGGAGGACCGCCATCTTGAGTGATTTGTAAGTATGCTAACCATaacttttatctatttttccctccaaacttattttcgagcattcgctccttaataagtttgggggagggggatggagattAGTTATGGTTTGCATTTTTAGCCTAGcatttttattatgtttttgCTGCTTTTGAGGAGATTTTTCTTAGTCTTTTATTCGTGGGCCTGTAACTAAATTGATATATTCTCTCAGATACACTCCGTAGTTTCTTTGCTATTTGAATGTTTGTTGCtccatttagttgattggtaagGTGCCTATGACGATTTCTACGAAAAAGAAGGTAATTCCCAATTTTTCTTGATATGGTGACATGATTTGAACTGATGTGTGTGATTGATGAGTTTATTTTGCCTTGACTTTTGACGTTGAACAAGCTAGTGAGGAATTGAGCCTTAACTGCCCATTTTTgcagtttgttctttgtttttgagtgttgtcatgcatgtagtgcgcttctagaacttgccatgagtcttgGTCGAGGTTGCTTGTTGTGTTCGAGAGTTTGAGATGATCTTAGGCCATTTTTCGTAAGCCACGttatatcccaaacactgtcctgaaAATATTATTCCCTTGTTAGCCGTGTTTGAGCCTTTTTAAGCTTTGATTCATTAACCgaatgatagggggtgatggagTATATGGGGATCGTCGTGTGATATTGACTGTGGGTTGATTGAAATAagggtgaaacatgattctagtcattcttataagctctagaaaaagaaaaagaaaaaaaaaattgatgaaagttgattgagaaagtcaagtgataattgaaaaaattcaTGGATAGTCGAATTTGTTGTTATGAGAAAAAtgagagcataaaagaatgTCTAGTTTGATTTATGATGATTATATCCCTTGGTTTGTAATGATTATGGAGAGGTTgttaggtggaagatggaatttattccatgcttgaatggtgaagtcataaggttggtgagaacaatttaatttgagtcacttagccaaatttccctacctaatccaatgtccctacattagaacccaaatttaagacctatttgatcttacccttggcacacttttagcgatggagattttgAGACAATTGGCAAGCATATGGTAAGTAATCTGCATTTCATGAGTTTCGATGAGTGATACACGTCCTTTTTCcatcaattgagagttgagcaaaatacttttatcttgAGAGTCAATTGTTGGAATGTCGAGGTTGAATTTGCCATTGATTATGCTTGTTGGTGATTATTGTGTTCATGTGTTGAGAATTTGAGGGAATTCGAAAggttttatttttctgaggcatcgatgatccaatcatcttacccattcgtgtttattgttttgttcttctcgttgttcgaggacgagcaacatcttaagtttgggggagttgataaacactcattttgcatggtttttatggtttatattctgtagtttaagtcgattttacacccgtttCATTATCATTTAGAGTTTATTGACTATTATTTCGTGATTTCACGtttgggtgtagttttgactgtttggatgcagaattgaatgatattggagcatggagtgtaaggaatATGTtaaagagaagagttttgagagaatcgagcccaaaaatcgagaaaagacgaagattctggagTCAAGACGGAAAATGAGCAGTTCGGCGGTCAAAGggagttgaccgccgaatttcaGCGTTTTAAGGAGTGAAAACGGCGACCAGAACGGCggtcgccggccaggtcgccgaaaaTCCTGATTGAATTTTGGCCTGGAGCTGGAaaaacggcggtcgccgttttcgTGTGTTAAATGGCCTGATTTCGGCGATcagttcggcgaccgccgaacgggtcgccgaatTGACCGCGTGTTTTATtttcttccgcgtttttacgatttttcaagttattttcggtttagaacttggtttttcaccctaagactataaataggtcctcttttgacctatctagggtccccagctttagtttttcagttcccaacattcatattttcagttttatagctttagaactttttagctttccagttttcaaggcttggatcaagattgaagattcaagccgctacaatcgttttaattcggtttttatacaatttgtttttacaattgcgttcaatttaattatgtttatgtttgattttattatgtctgactagtcttttaatctgaacctagggtttgtacatagctgattgattatgtgtttttgatttattgatttcaatttgccttccaacttgtgattcatgattcctggtgcctgttctcttgtgaattatctgatcagtgatttacatgtctaggtgttcagtttgagtcttgaatgcgataattgttcagccgattcaggaatgcatgatatagtgttagccttgagtcttgaatgcgataggtgaagctataggaagctattctttaggtgctatttggagttaatttattccttggagtcttgaatgtgaaaagggattaattaatatacgttcataggtggtcgttagagacgcttgtgaataatatagtgatctttcatcagggttggattaaaattggtaattgaatcaataggttaaatgcatgtagttgattagtgaaagtacatccctagggtcagagttttccatatatttgagttaagtaatcgttatttatatgctctttagttttaatttagttaatcttagttcataATTCACCTTCATTATTGTTTTACTTGTCTACTGTTAGactctgtttaggaaatagatagtgcaatttcgttttacagtctctgtggatacgatactctgcttgttgttttcgtactacaattacactatttagttgcagttattgttgttataaaaatagtgatcagttGGCCCGAAAGAGAACGATGAATCGTGGATGTATTTCATGTCGCGCATTCGACGTGTTTATGGGCAAGCCAATCCACTTTTGATTGTCTCTGATCAATATATCTCTATTGGCAATGCTATCAGGAATGAGTTACCAAATGCAACCCACGGCCTATGCTACTACCATTTGCAAAATAACCTGAAGCATTACGGTAAGGCAGTGGTAGAGTTGTATCGACAAGCTGCATTTGCGTACGAGAAATCTAACTTCACTAGGGCTATGAACGCCCTAAAGGTTATGAAGAGAGCCGCGTACGATAAACTAATGGGGATTGGGCCGAAAAAGTGGGCTCGTTCGATGTGTCATATGCCTGTGCGACGGTATAGTTTTATGACATCAAATGCTGCTGAAGCTTTTAATGCCAGATTGTTGTGGGCAAGAAGACTTCCTATCTGCTCAATGTTAGAGGCAATCAGACTTGTTATTGAGAAATGGTTTAGCGAGCGACTAAGAGCTGCACAACAAAGCGAGGAACCCTTGTCTGCTGAGGCCGGTAAAATGGTAGCTATTGAAGTCCAAAAAAGTCATCAATACACTGCACAAAGGTTGAGTGGCCGGAAGTATAAGGTGCAAACTGGTGACAGAAGCTTTAAGGTGGATCTGGAGAAGAAAAAATGCGAATGTCGAGCATTTCAGCTAGACCAACTGCCATGTTCTCATTCAATCGCTGCAATAAGGTACGAGCATTATTTCTAAGGTGGGTTCATGTAAATGTAAATATGTTCTAATGTTCATTATATTGATTATTGTCGGAGGTTATTTTTATAGTGAGGCAGGTGATACGATCGCGGAGTATGTACACGCTTACTACACGAATGAATTTCTTATCGATAGTTACTCTGGCGAAGTTAATAATCTCCCGCCAAGACACCAGTGGTTGATTCCTGAATACCTCGCTGAGAGTGTTGTATTACCTCTGATTGTCACTGGACAATCGGGGCGACCAAAAGAAGGTAGACATCGAGGTGGTGGTGAAGGCAGCAACACACAAGCAGATGCGTCTTCTAGTATCAGGCGTCGTAAACCAAAGAAGTGCAGCATCTGCCATGAAGAAGGACACAGCAAGAGAACGTGCGCTGGCAGGGCGACTGAGCCCAGGGAGTAGTGGTTTGTATTTGTGTGTTGTAacagttaatgatattgattaaattatcttattattcgataatatgaaatgattaactggAAATAAAGTTCGTTGAATAACCAAAAAAACCACACATGAATATAACAATATACAACACTATCTAAAACTAAGTCTAGTGAATCTAGCCTTCGCAGTTTCACACAATCCAAATATAGCTCTAGCAATCTTGCTCCTATATGCCCTCACGTTTCTGTTACCCCACTCAATGGATGGAGAGCCAGATATCAGTCGTTCAGCATACATGCAGATAAAAGGCCCGTAGCTGACAGCGTCTTGCTGCTGAAACTGATCCTCTAGTGGAGCAAACACCGCCATCATAAGTGGCCACTTCTCTTTTGCCACTGTCGAATCAACGGATGTGTGGTCTAGCCACATCGACAACTGAAGGACACGCGGCAACAATCTTAGAATAGGTAGTAGTTGATCAACTCGAAAATGTTGCAACTTTACACTAAGACTGTGCGCTACTGGGTCATACACCTCGCAAACGGCTTCGCCCAACCGAATCTGACAGAGGATAAAATGGTTGTTAATTATGACTGGCATGAGAACCTATGACAAACCACAATGAATTGATTTGAAACAACGATAAATCACAAATAATTAAtgacaaataattatttaatatatcttTAATCATTACCTGTGAGGCATTCATCCATCCAGTTTGAGCATGAGCAAGTTCATGGTTCGAAAGTGCTTTTCCACATACAGCGGAGATCCAGTCTATGTGAGGCTCCCAACCGTCAGCTATTTCGGTATGCGTCAATACATGCCACTCCCTGGGACTAAATTCACTTCCTTCATGCTTGGCCAATAAAACTTCTCACTCTTTCTTGAGGTATATCTACAACTCAaataagtaattaataatttatatccgcaccaatgaaaatatatacataatgaaAGTTTACTTATAAACCAATCCGTGTCTACTATGACTGTGTTATTCATATTTACTTCATCAAGTAAATCCCCACAACTGGC contains:
- the LOC130990543 gene encoding uncharacterized protein LOC130990543, with the translated sequence MYFMSRIRRVYGQANPLLIVSDQYISIGNAIRNELPNATHGLCYYHLQNNLKHYGKAVVELYRQAAFAYEKSNFTRAMNALKVMKRAAYDKLMGIGPKKWARSMCHMPVRRYSFMTSNAAEAFNARLLWARRLPICSMLEAIRLVIEKWFSERLRAAQQSEEPLSAEAGKMVAIEVQKSHQYTAQRLSGRKYKVQTGDRSFKVDLEKKKCECRAFQLDQLPCSHSIAAISEAGDTIAEYVHAYYTNEFLIDSYSGEVNNLPPRHQWLIPEYLAESVVLPLIVTGQSGRPKEGRHRGGGEGSNTQADASSSIRRRKPKKCSICHEEGHSKRTCAGRATEPRE